From a single Falco naumanni isolate bFalNau1 unplaced genomic scaffold, bFalNau1.pat scaffold_46_arrow_pat_ctg1, whole genome shotgun sequence genomic region:
- the LOC121082234 gene encoding olfactory receptor 14C36-like, producing the protein MSNSSSITQLLLLAFADTRELQLLYFWLFLGIYLAALMANGLIITTVVCNYHLHTPMYFFLLNLSLLDLGSISTIVPKAMANSLWDTRDISYSGCAAQLFLIVFFLSAEYFLLTVMAYDRFVAICQPLHYGTLLGSRACVHMAAAAWASGFLCAALHTANTLSLPLCQGNALGQVFCEIPQILKLSCSHTYLREVGLLVGGAFLFFGCFIFIVLSYMQIFRAVLRIPSEQGRHKAFSTCLPHLAVVSLFLSTAIFAYLKPPSISSPSLDLVVAVLYSVVPPAVNPVIYSMRNQELKDALKKLMQSGVSQQQ; encoded by the coding sequence atgtccaacagcagctccatcacccagtTGCTCCTCCTGGCATTTGCAGACACGCGAGAGCTGCAGCTTTTGTACTTCTGGCTCTTCTTGGGCATATACCTGGCTGCCCTCATGGCCAACGGACTCATCATCACCACCGTAGTGTGCAACTACCACCTGCACACCCCCAtgtacttcttcctcctcaaccTCTCCCTCCTCGACCTGGGCTCCATCTCCACTATTGTCCCCAAAGCCATGGCCAACTCCCTCTGGGACACCAGGGACATCTCCTACTCAGgatgtgctgcacagctcttcctgattgtctttttcctttcagcagagtATTTTCTCCTCACCGTCATGGCCTATGACCGCTTtgtggccatctgccagcccctgcactacgggaccctgctgggcagcagagcttgtgtccacatggcagcagctgcctgggccagTGGGTTTCTCTGTGCTGCGCTGCACACGGCCAATACACTGTCACTGCCGCTCTGCCAAGGCAATGCCCTGGGACAGGTCTTCTGTGAAATCCCACAGATCCTCAAGCTCTCCTGCTCACACACCTACCTCAGGGAAGTGGGGCTTCTTGTGGGTGGtgcctttttattctttgggtgtttcattttcattgttctgtcttacatgcagattttcagggctgtgctgaggatcCCCTCTGAGCAGGGGCGgcacaaagccttttccacGTGCCTCCCTCACCTGGCCGTTgtctccctctttctcagcaCTGCCATTTTTGCCTACCTGAAAcccccctccatctcctccccatccctggaccTGGTGGTGGCAGTTCTGTACTCGGTGGTGCCTCCAGCAGTGAACCCCGTCATCTACAGCATGAGGAACCAAGAGCTGAAGGACGCACTGAAGAAGCTGATGCAGTCAGGTGTTTCTCAGCAGCAGTAA
- the LOC121082235 gene encoding olfactory receptor 14C36-like has product MSNSSSITQFLLLAFADTRELQLLHFWLSLGIYLAALMANGLIITTVVCDHHLHTPMYFFLLNLSLLDLGSISTIVPKAMANSLWDTRDISYSGCAAQLFLIVFFLSAEYFLLTVMAYDRFVAICQPLHYGTLLGSRACVHMAAAAWASGFLYAALHTANTLSLPLCQGNALGQVFCEIPQILKLSCSHTYLREVGLLVAAASLLFGCFVFIVLSYVQIFRAVLRIPSEQGQHKAFSTCLPHLAVVSLFVSTVLFAHLKLPSISSPSLDLVVAVLYSVVPPAVNPLIYSMRNQELKGAMCNLITVSSSEGITF; this is encoded by the coding sequence ATGtccaacagcagctccatcacccagttcctcctcctggcaTTTGCAGACACgcgggagctgcagctcttgcacttctggctctccctgggcatCTACCTGGCTGCCCTCATGGCCAACGGCCTCATCATCACCACCGTAGTGTGCGACCACCACCTGCACACCCCCAtgtacttcttcctcctcaaccTCTCCCTCCTCGACCTGGGCTCCATCTCCACTATTGTCCCCAAAGCCATGGCCAACTCCCTCTGGGACACCAGGGACATCTCCTACTCAGgatgtgctgcacagctcttcctgattgtctttttcctttcagcagagtATTTTCTCCTCACCGTCATGGCCTATGACCGCTTtgtggccatctgccagcccctgcactacgggaccctgctgggcagcagagcttgtgtccacatggcagcagctgcctgggccagTGGGTTTCTCTATGCTGCGCTGCACACGGCCAATACACTGTCACTGCCGCTCTGCCAAGGCAATGCCCTGGGACAGGTCTTCTGTGAAATCCCACAGATCCTCAAGCTCTCCTGCTCACACACCTACCTCAGGGAAGTGGGGCTTCTTGTGGCTGCTGCCTCTTTATTAtttggctgttttgttttcattgtgctGTCCTACGTGCAGATCTTCAGGGCTGTGCTAAGGATCCCCTCTGAGCAGGGACAgcacaaagccttttccacGTGCCTCCCTCACCTGGCCGTGGTCTCCCTTTTTGTCAGTACTGTCTTGTTTGCCCACCTGAAGcttccctccatctcctccccatccctggaccTGGTGGTGGCAGTTCTGTACTCGGTGGTGCCTCCAGCAGTGAACCCCCTCATCTACAGCATGAGGAACCAGGAGCTCAAGGGTGCAATGTGCAACCTGATAACTGTATCTTCTTCTGAAGGAATAACATTTTGA